In one window of Enterobacteriaceae endosymbiont of Plateumaris rustica DNA:
- the ppa gene encoding inorganic diphosphatase, which produces MNLNKVSSGNKVPDDINVIIEISSNSEPIKYEIDKKLGILFVDRFISTTMFYPCNYGYINNTLSLDGDPLDVLVPTQYSILPGSVIRCRPIGILNMTDESGDDIKIIAVPHKKISSEYNNINSIDDLSVFLKNKIVHFFKHYKDLENNKWVKINKWENIDIAKKEILLSIKRINEKC; this is translated from the coding sequence ATGAACTTAAATAAAGTATCATCTGGAAATAAAGTACCAGATGATATTAATGTAATTATTGAAATATCTTCAAATTCAGAACCTATAAAATATGAAATAGATAAAAAATTAGGAATATTATTTGTTGATCGTTTCATTTCTACAACAATGTTCTATCCATGTAATTATGGTTATATAAATAATACATTATCTTTAGATGGTGATCCTTTAGATGTTTTAGTACCTACTCAATATTCTATTTTACCAGGATCTGTTATTAGGTGCCGTCCTATTGGTATATTAAATATGACAGATGAATCTGGAGATGATATTAAAATAATAGCTGTACCTCATAAAAAAATTTCTTCAGAATATAATAATATTAATAGTATTGATGATTTATCTGTTTTTTTAAAAAATAAAATAGTTCATTTTTTTAAACATTATAAAGATTTAGAAAATAATAAATGGGTCAAAATTAATAAATGGGAAAATATAGATATTGCTAAAAAAGAAATTTTATTATCTATTAAAAGAATTAATGAAAAATGTTAA
- a CDS encoding glutamine amidotransferase-related protein, which produces MRLDNQQCQLNELNLLYQFYKFNNIIKRHRHKYKVNNLLIYKLIQHDLLIVIRSKNKLFVEIIKISNYSWFIGYQFHPEFIFNFHNNHLLFIDFIKSSMKKVNLNIK; this is translated from the coding sequence ATGAGATTAGATAATCAACAATGTCAATTAAATGAATTAAATTTATTATATCAATTTTATAAATTTAATAATATTATTAAAAGACATCGTCATAAATATAAAGTAAATAATTTATTAATTTATAAACTTATTCAACATGATTTGTTAATAGTAATAAGATCAAAAAATAAATTATTTGTAGAAATTATTAAAATTTCTAATTATTCGTGGTTTATTGGTTATCAATTTCATCCAGAATTTATTTTTAATTTTCATAATAATCATTTATTATTTATAGATTTTATAAAATCTTCTATGAAAAAAGTCAATTTAAATATTAAATAG
- the eno gene encoding phosphopyruvate hydratase translates to MSKIKKIIGREIIDSRGNPTVEAEVQLNCGTIGIASVPSGASVGSKEAMELRDNDNRFLGKGVLKAINSINKHINKILMNKDSLDQSNIDNLMINLDGTENKSILGANAILAVSLANARAAAIFKNIPLYQHISDINGTSNNFSMPLPMINIINGGKHADNNLDIQEFMIQPVCAKNIKEAIRIGSEIFHHLYKVLKSYKLITSVGDEGGFAPNLNKNSDAFDIISEAIKNSGFILGKDITFAIDCAASELFYKKKYHLKGEGLSLNYKELTHFFSNLIKKYPISSIEDGLDESDWKGFAYQTKILGNKIQLVGDDLFVTNTKLLNKGIKLGIANAILIKLNQIGSLSETLSTIKIAKKNGYKVIISHRSGETEDTFISDLSVGTNAGQIKTGSMSRSERTAKYNQLIRIEEKLNILAPFNINNNFIK, encoded by the coding sequence ATGTCTAAAATTAAAAAAATTATTGGTAGAGAAATAATAGACTCTAGAGGTAATCCAACTGTTGAAGCAGAAGTACAATTAAATTGTGGTACTATTGGTATAGCTTCAGTTCCATCTGGTGCTTCAGTTGGTTCAAAAGAAGCTATGGAATTACGTGATAATGATAATCGTTTTTTAGGAAAAGGAGTTTTAAAAGCTATTAATTCAATTAATAAACATATAAATAAAATTTTAATGAATAAAGATTCATTAGATCAATCTAATATTGATAATCTTATGATTAATTTAGATGGTACTGAAAATAAATCTATTCTTGGAGCAAATGCTATTTTAGCTGTATCATTAGCAAATGCTAGAGCTGCTGCTATATTTAAAAATATTCCATTATATCAACATATTTCTGATATAAATGGAACATCTAATAATTTTTCAATGCCATTACCAATGATTAATATTATTAATGGAGGTAAACATGCAGATAATAATCTTGATATTCAAGAATTTATGATACAACCTGTCTGTGCAAAAAATATAAAAGAAGCTATTAGAATAGGTTCAGAAATTTTTCATCATTTATATAAAGTACTAAAATCTTATAAATTAATAACTTCTGTAGGAGATGAAGGTGGTTTTGCACCTAATTTAAATAAAAACAGTGATGCATTTGATATTATTTCAGAAGCTATAAAAAATTCTGGATTTATTTTAGGTAAAGATATTACTTTTGCTATTGATTGTGCTGCTTCTGAATTATTTTATAAAAAAAAATATCATTTAAAAGGTGAAGGGTTAAGTTTAAATTATAAAGAATTAACTCATTTTTTTTCTAATTTAATTAAAAAATATCCTATATCTTCTATAGAAGATGGTCTAGATGAATCCGATTGGAAAGGATTTGCATACCAAACAAAAATATTAGGTAATAAAATTCAATTAGTTGGTGATGATTTATTTGTTACAAATACAAAACTTTTAAATAAAGGTATAAAACTTGGAATAGCTAATGCTATTTTAATAAAACTTAATCAAATTGGTTCTTTATCTGAAACATTATCTACTATTAAAATAGCAAAAAAAAATGGATATAAAGTAATAATATCTCATCGTTCTGGAGAAACAGAAGATACTTTTATTTCAGATTTATCTGTAGGTACAAATGCTGGACAAATAAAAACAGGATCAATGAGTCGTTCAGAAAGAACAGCTAAATATAATCAATTAATAAGAATAGAAGAAAAATTAAATATTTTAGCTCCTTTTAATATTAATAATAATTTTATTAAATAA